One stretch of Manis pentadactyla isolate mManPen7 chromosome 10, mManPen7.hap1, whole genome shotgun sequence DNA includes these proteins:
- the TIGD7 gene encoding tigger transposable element-derived protein 7 — protein MNKRGKYTTLNLEEKMKVLSRIEAGQSLKSVMDEFGISKSTFYDIKKNKKLILDFVLKQDMPLVGAEKRKRTTGAKYGDVDDAVYMWYQQKRLAGVYVRGVELQATAERFAQCFGRTDFKASTGWLFRFRNRHAIGNRKVCGEQHLSSTSENVEQFRQKLSVLIKEEKLCIAQLYSGNETDLFWKSMPENTQASRKDICLLPGRKINKEQLSALLCANADGTHKLKSIIIGKSKLPRSIKEDISTLPVIYRPSKEVWFTRELFSEWFFQNFVPEVRHFQLNVLKFQEEDIRALLLLDSSQVHPSAESLTSDDGRIKCMFFPPNTSILIQPMNQGVILSCKRLYRWKQLEESLVIFEESDDEQDKGEKGVYKIKIYNIKSAVFNWAKSWDEVKQITIVNAWENLLYKKELEYDLQGLEDGDFREILQKCGELETRLDDDRMWLNGDDKEKGSLPRAKGGITKEVQRGGCFEEQTAEFQLSAVRERLDYLLDFVDATPEFQRFHFTLKEMQQEIVKKQFQSRIHSRIGSFLKPRPHSIKDSFNMPSTSGSSN, from the coding sequence ATGAATAAAAGAGGGAAATACACAACACTGAATTTAGAGGAGAAAATGAAGGTTCTAAGTAGGATTGAAGCTGGACAATCTCTTAAAAGTGTAATGGATGAATTTGGAATCAGTAAATCAACATTTTAtgacattaaaaagaataagaaattgaTTTTGGATTTTGTACTGAAGCAGGACATGCCATTAGTAGGGgctgagaagagaaagaggacaaCAGGAGCCAAATATGGTGATGTGGACGATGCAGTCTACATGTGGTACCAACAAAAACGTTTAGCTGGTGTCTATGTCAGGGGTGTGGAGCTTCAGGCTACTGCAGAGAGATTTGCACAGTGTTTTGGGAGAACAGACTTCAAAGCTAGCACCGGTTGGCTTTTTAGATTTCGAAACAGGCATGCAATTGGGAACCGAAAAGTATGTGGGGAACAACACCTAAGTTCAACTTCAGAAAATGTTGAACAGTTTAGACAAAAGCTATCTGTGCTTATCAAAGAGGAAAAACTGTGTATAGCTCAGCTGTACAGTGGGAATGAGACTGACCTCTTTTGGAAATCAATGCCAGAAAACACTCAGGCGAGCAGAAAAGATATCTGCCTGCTGCCggggaggaaaataaacaaagaacagtTGTCTGCTCTTTTATGTGCAAATGCAGATGGAACTCATAAGTTAAAGTCAATCATTATTGGAAAATCAAAGCTACCCAGAAGCATAAAAGAGGACATAAGTACCTTACCTGTGATATACAGACCCAGTAAGGAGGTTTGGTTCACCAGAGAATTGTTTTCAGAATGGTTCTTTCAAAACTTTGTTCCTGAGGTCAGGCATTTTCaacttaatgttttaaaattccagGAAGAGGACATCAGGGCCTTATTACTTCTGGACAGTTCCCAAGTTCACCCCTCTGCTGAATCACTAACCAGTGACGATGGTCGAATAAAATGCATGTTCTTTCCCCCAAACACTTCAATCTTGATTCAACCAATGAATCAAGGTGTGATTTTGAGCTGCAAACGACTTTATAGGTGGAAGCAACTTGAAGAAAGCCTTGTAATTTTTGAAGAAAGTGATGATGAGCaagataaaggagaaaaaggagtTTACAAGATTAAAATTTACAATATAAAAAGTGCAGTTTTTAACTGGGCAAAGAGTTGGGATGAAGTAAAACAAATAACCATAGTAAATGCCTGGGAAAATCTTCTTTACAAAAAGGAACTTGAATATGATCTTCAAGGCTTAGAAGATGGGGACTTTAGAGAAATTCTTCAGAAATGTGGGGAGTTGGAAACCAGGCTGGATGATGATAGAATGTGGTTAAATGGGGATGATAAGGAAAAGGGTAGCCTCCCCAGAGCAAAAGGTGGAATTACAAAGGAAGTTCAGAGGGGCGGCTGCTTTGAGGAGCAAACTGCTGAATTTCAGTTATCTGCTGTAAGAGAGAGGTTGGACTACCTTCTTGACTTTGTAGATGCCACACCTGAGTTTCAAAGGTTCCACTTTACACTGAAAGAGATGCAACAAGAAATAGTCAAGAAACAGTTCCAGAGTAGAATCCATTCTAGAATTGGTAGCTTTTTGAAACCTAGGCCTCATAGTATCAAGGATTCCTTCAATATGCCTTCAACTTCTGGTTCTAGTaattag